In Drosophila simulans strain w501 chromosome X, Prin_Dsim_3.1, whole genome shotgun sequence, one DNA window encodes the following:
- the LOC6725069 gene encoding fasciclin-2 isoform X10: MGELPTNSVGVFLALLLCSCSLIELTRAQSPILEIYPKQEVQRKPVGKPLILTCRPTVPEPSLVADLQWKDNRNNTILPKPNGRNQAPMYTETLPGENLALMITSLSVEMGGKYYCTASYANTEILEKGVTIKTYVAITWTNAPENQYPTLGQDYVVMCEVKADPNPTIDWLRNGDPIRTTNDKYVVQTNGLLIRNVQESDEGIYTCRAAVIETGELLERTIRVEVFIQPEIVSLPTNLEAVEGKPFAANCTARGKPVPEISWIRDATQLNVATADRFQVNPQTGLVTISSVSQDDYGTYTCLAKNRAGVVDQKTKLNVLVRPQIYELYNVTGARTKEIAITCRAKGRPAPAITFRRWGTQEEYTNGQQDDDPRIILEPNFDEERGESTGTLRIANAERSDDGLYQCIARNKGADAYKTGHITVEFAPDFSHMKELPPVFSWEQRKANLSCLAMGIPNATIEWHWNGRKIKDLYDTNLKIVGTGPRSDLIVHPVTRQYYSGYKCIATNIHGTAEHDMQLKEARVPDFVSEAKPSQLTATTMTFDIRGPSTELGLPILAYSVQYKEALNPDWSTAYNRSWSPDSPYIVEGLRPQTEYSFRFAARNQVGLGNWGVNQQQSTPRRSAPEEPKPLHNPVQHDKEEPVVVSPYSDHFELRWGVPADNGEPIDRYQIKYCPGVKISGTWTELENSCNTVEVMETTSFEMTQLVGNTYYRIELKAHNAIGYSSPASIIMKTTRDNPHPSTSGAAPLAQLLVIFTALPTMLLILLPTTHTA; the protein is encoded by the exons AACTGACCCGTGCGCAGTCCCCCATCCTGGAGATTTATCCCAAACAAGAAGTCCAGCGCAAGCCAGTGGGCAAGCCCCTGATCCTCACCTGCCGGCCCACAGTTCCCGAGCCGTCCCTGGTCGCCGATCTGCAATGGAAGGACAACCGGAACAACACCATTCTGCCCAAGCC GAATGGACGCAACCAGGCGCCGATGTACACGGAAACGCTGCCCGGCGAAAATTTGGCCCTGATGATTACCTCGCTGTCGGTGGAAATGGGCGGCAAGTACTACTGCACCGCCTCCTATGCAAATACGGAGATCCTCGAGAAGGGCGTCACAATTAAAACTTACG TGGCCATTACCTGGACAAATGCACCGGAGAATCAGTACCCCACTCTTGGCCAAGACTATGTGGTAATGTGCGAGGTAAAGGCCGATCCCAATCCAACAATCGACTGGCTGCGCAACGGAGACCCG ATCCGCACGACCAACGACAAGTACGTGGTGCAAACCAACGGCCTGCTCATCCGAAATGTCCAGGAAAGCGACGAAGGCATCTACACTTGCCGTGCAGCCGTTATCGAAACTGGTGAGCTACTGGAACGCACCATTCGCGTGGAGGTCTTCATTCAGCCGGAGATCGTATCGCTTCCCACCAATCTGGAGGCCGTCGAGGGCAAGCCATTTGCAGCCAACTGCACAGCAAGAGGCAAACCAGTTCCGGAGATCAGTTGGATTCGCGATGCCACACAACTGAACGTGGCGACCGCCGATCGCTTCCAAGTGAATCCCCAAACTGGCCTGGTTACCATCAGCTCCGTTAGCCAGGATGATTACGGCACATACACATGCTTGGCCAAGAATAGGGCCGGTGTAGTGGATCAGAAGACCAAGCTGAATGTTTTGGTGCGTCCGCAGATCTATGAGTTGTACAATGTGACCGGGGCCAGGACCAAGGAGATTGCCATAACCTGCCGTGCCAAGGGACGTCCGGCACCGGCGATTACCTTCCGTCGTTGGGGAACACAGGAGGAGTACACGAACGGGCAGCAGGATGACGATCCTCGCATCATTTTGGAGCCGAATTTCGATGAGGAGCGCGGCGAGAGCACCGGCACCCTTCGCATCGCCAATGCCGAGCGTTCCGACGATGGACTGTACCAGTGTATTGCCCGGAACAAGGGAGCCGATGCCTACAAGACCGGACACATTACCGTTGAATTTGCTCCGGACTTTAGCCACATGAAGGAACTGCCTCCGGTTTTCTCGTGGGAGCAGCGCAAGGCGAATCTCAGCTGCTTGGCCATGGGCATCCCCAATGCCACAATCGAATGGCACTGGAATGGTCGCAAGATCAAGGATCTGTACGACACCAATCTAAAGATTGTCGGCACTGGACCCCGCAGCGATTTGATTGTGCACCCCGTAACGAGGCAGTATTACTCAGGATACAAGTGCATTGCGACTAACATCCATGGAACCGCCGAACATGATATGCAGCTGAAGGAGGCACGTGTCCCTGATTTTGTGTCCGAAGCCAAGCCAAGTCAACTGACCGCCACCACGATGACCTTCGACATTCGGGGTCCATCAACCGAACTGGGCCTGCCTATTCTGGCGTACAGTGTGCAGTACAAGGAGGCCCTAAATCCGGACTGGTCGACGGCCTATAACCGCAGTTGGTCACCAGATTCGCCGTACATTGTGGAGGGACTGCGACCACAGACGGAGTACAGCTTCCGATTCGCCGCCCGCAATCAGGTGGGATTGGGAAATTGGGGCGTCAATCAGCAGCAGTCGACACCACGACGATCGGCTCCGGAGGAGCCCAAGCCACTGCATAATCCCGTCCAGCACGACAAGGAGGAACCGGTGGTCGTGTCACCCTATTCTGATCATTTCGAGCTACGCTGGGGCGTGCCCGCCGACAACGGAGAGCCTATTGATAGGTACCAGATCAAATACTGTCCG GGCGTTAAGATCAGCGGCACATGGACGGAACTGGAGAACTCCTGCAACACCGTTGAGGTGATGGAGACCACATCCTTTGAGATGACCCAGCTGGTGGGCAACACCTACTATCGCATCGAACTGAAGGCGCACAACGCCATCGGCTATTCCTCGCCTGCTTCCATTATCATGAAGACGACACGAG ATAATCCCCATCCCTCGACGAGTGGCGCTGCACCCCTGGCCCAACTGCTTGTAATTTTCACTGCTCTGCCGACAAtgctgctgattttgctgCCGACGACGCACACTGCTTAA
- the LOC6725069 gene encoding fasciclin-2 isoform X9, producing MGELPTNSVGVFLALLLCSCSLIELTRAQSPILEIYPKQEVQRKPVGKPLILTCRPTVPEPSLVADLQWKDNRNNTILPKPNYDPLYDSKGNRKKENGRNQAPMYTETLPGENLALMITSLSVEMGGKYYCTASYANTEILEKGVTIKTYVAITWTNAPENQYPTLGQDYVVMCEVKADPNPTIDWLRNGDPIRTTNDKYVVQTNGLLIRNVQESDEGIYTCRAAVIETGELLERTIRVEVFIQPEIVSLPTNLEAVEGKPFAANCTARGKPVPEISWIRDATQLNVATADRFQVNPQTGLVTISSVSQDDYGTYTCLAKNRAGVVDQKTKLNVLVRPQIYELYNVTGARTKEIAITCRAKGRPAPAITFRRWGTQEEYTNGQQDDDPRIILEPNFDEERGESTGTLRIANAERSDDGLYQCIARNKGADAYKTGHITVEFAPDFSHMKELPPVFSWEQRKANLSCLAMGIPNATIEWHWNGRKIKDLYDTNLKIVGTGPRSDLIVHPVTRQYYSGYKCIATNIHGTAEHDMQLKEARVPDFVSEAKPSQLTATTMTFDIRGPSTELGLPILAYSVQYKEALNPDWSTAYNRSWSPDSPYIVEGLRPQTEYSFRFAARNQVGLGNWGVNQQQSTPRRSAPEEPKPLHNPVQHDKEEPVVVSPYSDHFELRWGVPADNGEPIDRYQIKYCPGVKISGTWTELENSCNTVEVMETTSFEMTQLVGNTYYRIELKAHNAIGYSSPASIIMKTTRDNPHPSTSGAAPLAQLLVIFTALPTMLLILLPTTHTA from the exons AACTGACCCGTGCGCAGTCCCCCATCCTGGAGATTTATCCCAAACAAGAAGTCCAGCGCAAGCCAGTGGGCAAGCCCCTGATCCTCACCTGCCGGCCCACAGTTCCCGAGCCGTCCCTGGTCGCCGATCTGCAATGGAAGGACAACCGGAACAACACCATTCTGCCCAAGCC GAATTACGATCCACTGTATGATTCCAAGGGCAATAGAAAGAAAGA GAATGGACGCAACCAGGCGCCGATGTACACGGAAACGCTGCCCGGCGAAAATTTGGCCCTGATGATTACCTCGCTGTCGGTGGAAATGGGCGGCAAGTACTACTGCACCGCCTCCTATGCAAATACGGAGATCCTCGAGAAGGGCGTCACAATTAAAACTTACG TGGCCATTACCTGGACAAATGCACCGGAGAATCAGTACCCCACTCTTGGCCAAGACTATGTGGTAATGTGCGAGGTAAAGGCCGATCCCAATCCAACAATCGACTGGCTGCGCAACGGAGACCCG ATCCGCACGACCAACGACAAGTACGTGGTGCAAACCAACGGCCTGCTCATCCGAAATGTCCAGGAAAGCGACGAAGGCATCTACACTTGCCGTGCAGCCGTTATCGAAACTGGTGAGCTACTGGAACGCACCATTCGCGTGGAGGTCTTCATTCAGCCGGAGATCGTATCGCTTCCCACCAATCTGGAGGCCGTCGAGGGCAAGCCATTTGCAGCCAACTGCACAGCAAGAGGCAAACCAGTTCCGGAGATCAGTTGGATTCGCGATGCCACACAACTGAACGTGGCGACCGCCGATCGCTTCCAAGTGAATCCCCAAACTGGCCTGGTTACCATCAGCTCCGTTAGCCAGGATGATTACGGCACATACACATGCTTGGCCAAGAATAGGGCCGGTGTAGTGGATCAGAAGACCAAGCTGAATGTTTTGGTGCGTCCGCAGATCTATGAGTTGTACAATGTGACCGGGGCCAGGACCAAGGAGATTGCCATAACCTGCCGTGCCAAGGGACGTCCGGCACCGGCGATTACCTTCCGTCGTTGGGGAACACAGGAGGAGTACACGAACGGGCAGCAGGATGACGATCCTCGCATCATTTTGGAGCCGAATTTCGATGAGGAGCGCGGCGAGAGCACCGGCACCCTTCGCATCGCCAATGCCGAGCGTTCCGACGATGGACTGTACCAGTGTATTGCCCGGAACAAGGGAGCCGATGCCTACAAGACCGGACACATTACCGTTGAATTTGCTCCGGACTTTAGCCACATGAAGGAACTGCCTCCGGTTTTCTCGTGGGAGCAGCGCAAGGCGAATCTCAGCTGCTTGGCCATGGGCATCCCCAATGCCACAATCGAATGGCACTGGAATGGTCGCAAGATCAAGGATCTGTACGACACCAATCTAAAGATTGTCGGCACTGGACCCCGCAGCGATTTGATTGTGCACCCCGTAACGAGGCAGTATTACTCAGGATACAAGTGCATTGCGACTAACATCCATGGAACCGCCGAACATGATATGCAGCTGAAGGAGGCACGTGTCCCTGATTTTGTGTCCGAAGCCAAGCCAAGTCAACTGACCGCCACCACGATGACCTTCGACATTCGGGGTCCATCAACCGAACTGGGCCTGCCTATTCTGGCGTACAGTGTGCAGTACAAGGAGGCCCTAAATCCGGACTGGTCGACGGCCTATAACCGCAGTTGGTCACCAGATTCGCCGTACATTGTGGAGGGACTGCGACCACAGACGGAGTACAGCTTCCGATTCGCCGCCCGCAATCAGGTGGGATTGGGAAATTGGGGCGTCAATCAGCAGCAGTCGACACCACGACGATCGGCTCCGGAGGAGCCCAAGCCACTGCATAATCCCGTCCAGCACGACAAGGAGGAACCGGTGGTCGTGTCACCCTATTCTGATCATTTCGAGCTACGCTGGGGCGTGCCCGCCGACAACGGAGAGCCTATTGATAGGTACCAGATCAAATACTGTCCG GGCGTTAAGATCAGCGGCACATGGACGGAACTGGAGAACTCCTGCAACACCGTTGAGGTGATGGAGACCACATCCTTTGAGATGACCCAGCTGGTGGGCAACACCTACTATCGCATCGAACTGAAGGCGCACAACGCCATCGGCTATTCCTCGCCTGCTTCCATTATCATGAAGACGACACGAG ATAATCCCCATCCCTCGACGAGTGGCGCTGCACCCCTGGCCCAACTGCTTGTAATTTTCACTGCTCTGCCGACAAtgctgctgattttgctgCCGACGACGCACACTGCTTAA